The following proteins come from a genomic window of Maribacter sp. HTCC2170:
- a CDS encoding AraC family transcriptional regulator encodes MKLSYESINHTIHTSFNIEHYTHTKSCVTTNWHIHPEYELVYIRNGKGVLQIDSHEIPYDNGALLFIGPNIPHADFGNKDYEDNLEIVIQFKNEFVDDKLTIFPEFKNIKELIKKTNQALVFNKEVKTKFKGYFENFKVGQDAHNLINLIGLLDELGTNSSYETVISKKDLIEHKPSEVIRLETIFEFVNEHYAEPINIVSICTKVGLTKNSFCRFFKKMTHQSFVQFVNEFRIRKAIDLFHQNLFTVSEVMYKCGFNDASYFAKIFKKHTNKTPSEYLENKSNRIKSH; translated from the coding sequence ATGAAACTTTCTTATGAAAGTATTAACCATACTATACATACCTCCTTTAATATTGAACACTACACTCATACAAAGTCTTGTGTAACAACAAATTGGCATATACATCCTGAGTATGAATTGGTCTATATTAGAAATGGAAAAGGAGTCTTACAAATTGACTCCCATGAAATTCCGTATGATAATGGAGCCCTTCTATTTATAGGCCCGAATATTCCCCATGCGGATTTTGGCAATAAGGATTACGAAGACAACTTAGAGATCGTCATTCAGTTCAAAAATGAATTTGTTGATGATAAATTGACAATTTTCCCTGAATTCAAAAACATAAAAGAGCTTATTAAAAAAACCAACCAAGCACTCGTATTCAATAAGGAAGTCAAAACTAAATTCAAGGGATATTTTGAAAATTTCAAAGTAGGACAAGATGCACACAATCTGATTAACCTTATAGGGTTACTTGATGAATTAGGAACCAATAGTTCCTATGAAACAGTTATCTCAAAAAAAGACCTAATTGAACATAAACCTAGTGAAGTTATTCGATTGGAAACCATATTCGAATTCGTAAATGAACACTATGCCGAGCCAATCAATATAGTTTCAATTTGCACAAAAGTGGGTTTGACAAAAAACTCGTTTTGTCGTTTTTTTAAGAAAATGACGCATCAAAGTTTTGTGCAATTTGTAAACGAATTCAGAATAAGAAAAGCTATTGATTTATTTCATCAAAATCTATTCACCGTATCTGAGGTTATGTACAAATGTGGGTTTAATGACGCCTCTTATTTCGCCAAAATATTTAAAAAGCATACGAACAAAACACCTTCTGAATATCTCGAAAACAAGTCAAACAGAATTAAATCACATTAA